The following are from one region of the Paenibacillus sp. JZ16 genome:
- a CDS encoding ABC transporter permease gives MRTLKKEYLLHLMLLPGVIVTLIYAYGPMAGLVMAFQQFEPLAGFFHSDFVGFDNFRYVFELPDFKQVLWNTIVISVFKMILFLLVPLILALLLNEVTRRWFSRFIQSAIFLPFFLSWTVLGGVIIELFSLNGPVNGLLGALDMEPIMFMLDNHWFRGIIIGSDVWKGMGYNMIVMLAAITGIHATLYEAAEVDGAGRWKQMIHITLPGMAPILILLGVLSLGGILNAGFEQILIMYNPTVYEGADIIDTFVYRLGMFSQQFGPAAAVGFFKSVISLALVAVTYYAAYKYNNYRIF, from the coding sequence GTGAGAACGCTGAAAAAAGAATATCTGCTGCATTTGATGTTGCTGCCTGGAGTTATCGTCACGTTAATTTATGCTTATGGGCCTATGGCCGGTCTCGTGATGGCTTTTCAACAGTTTGAGCCGCTGGCCGGGTTCTTCCACTCGGATTTCGTTGGCTTTGATAATTTTCGATATGTATTTGAACTGCCCGATTTCAAGCAGGTACTGTGGAACACCATTGTCATTTCCGTATTTAAAATGATTTTGTTTTTACTGGTGCCTCTGATCCTGGCACTGCTTCTCAACGAAGTTACCCGAAGATGGTTCTCGCGCTTTATCCAATCCGCGATCTTCCTGCCATTCTTTCTGTCCTGGACGGTGCTTGGAGGCGTCATCATAGAATTGTTCTCCTTGAATGGTCCGGTAAACGGCTTGCTGGGTGCGCTCGATATGGAACCGATCATGTTTATGCTGGATAACCACTGGTTCCGTGGGATCATTATCGGTTCGGACGTATGGAAAGGAATGGGCTATAACATGATTGTTATGCTCGCAGCCATAACAGGAATCCATGCAACATTGTATGAAGCTGCAGAAGTAGACGGAGCGGGAAGATGGAAACAGATGATTCATATTACGCTTCCCGGCATGGCACCGATTCTCATCCTGCTGGGTGTATTAAGTCTTGGCGGAATTCTCAATGCCGGTTTCGAACAGATTTTGATTATGTACAACCCGACGGTTTATGAAGGTGCGGATATTATCGATACCTTCGTCTATAGACTCGGAATGTTCAGTCAGCAATTCGGACCTGCCGCCGCAGTCGGCTTCTTTAAATCCGTCATCTCCCTGGCACTCGTGGCTGTGACGTACTATGCGGCTTATAAATATAACAATTATCGGATCTTTTAG
- a CDS encoding siderophore biosynthesis protein, protein MNISKSHIRPFPAYEDVFDGDIERYRQHFLPILSLNLKCLFPEEDQWLHFVSVKEIHEGSVGEETASEHTAYTKEDMFGFDVVDGKYRFETGWNYFLLEQEPDHETLIEAYADNERDFMARKQFYEEKGHIFPYSSFGRAAGSSDELKSEYQEKLEKGWGLSFPEINGLLDDIGFMSEEAQRDLQEEGESLEDWLRFEQTNLLHVPRTPEGETFTYIGRLTGYFFQAYGADALYLFYSKELCKAVICLEYT, encoded by the coding sequence ATGAATATATCAAAATCGCATATTCGTCCTTTTCCAGCTTATGAGGATGTTTTTGATGGCGATATAGAGCGGTACCGGCAGCATTTTCTCCCGATTCTCTCCCTGAACCTGAAATGTCTCTTTCCCGAGGAGGATCAGTGGCTGCACTTTGTATCCGTTAAAGAAATTCACGAAGGCAGTGTCGGTGAAGAGACGGCCTCCGAACACACGGCGTACACGAAGGAGGATATGTTTGGTTTTGATGTGGTGGATGGTAAATATCGCTTCGAGACCGGTTGGAACTACTTCTTGCTCGAGCAGGAACCCGATCATGAAACACTGATAGAAGCCTATGCCGACAATGAGCGGGACTTCATGGCTCGCAAGCAATTCTATGAAGAGAAGGGACATATCTTCCCATACTCGTCGTTCGGTCGCGCTGCCGGATCGTCGGATGAGCTGAAAAGTGAATACCAGGAAAAGCTGGAGAAGGGCTGGGGATTGAGCTTTCCTGAGATCAACGGACTCCTGGATGACATCGGATTTATGTCGGAAGAAGCCCAGCGGGATCTGCAGGAGGAGGGCGAGTCGCTGGAAGATTGGCTCAGGTTTGAGCAGACCAATCTGCTCCATGTGCCTCGTACGCCGGAGGGAGAGACATTTACATATATAGGTCGGTTAACGGGATATTTCTTTCAGGCCTACGGGGCTGATGCGTTATATCTATTCTACTCAAAGGAACTGTGCAAGGCAGTCATTTGCTTGGAATATACTTGA
- a CDS encoding Gfo/Idh/MocA family protein, translated as MNKVKVALIGAGLRGINYMEYALLHPHELEVVAVAEPNQQRREQFKARHGLEDSACFENWNDFFAGPKLADAVLICTQDKQHFEPTMRALEAGYHVLLEKPMSPDPEECIRMGEMASQAGLVFSICHVLRYTPFFTTLKELLEGETIGQLMSIQHNENVGYWHQAHSFVRGNWRRKEDSSPMILAKSCHDLDILLWLADSDCLRVSSFGSLSHFTAAQAPEGAPKRCLDGCPVSDQCFYYAPDLYLTEDTNWPTSAISDDMSYDARYKALLEGPYGRCVYHCDNNVVDHQVVNLEFANTVTAAFTMSAFTRDVSRTIKLMGTRGEIRGAMEKNEIEIIHFGSGKIERISFEDRGGHVGHGGGDMGLIKDFLRLVQSGGNDQGLTSASRSVQSHLMAFAAEQSRVDGKVISLTEIEQQFSPSMSTKSGN; from the coding sequence ATGAATAAAGTTAAGGTTGCCCTCATCGGAGCAGGGCTGCGAGGCATCAATTATATGGAATATGCCCTGCTCCATCCCCATGAGCTTGAGGTGGTTGCCGTCGCGGAACCGAATCAGCAGCGGAGGGAACAGTTTAAAGCTAGGCATGGCCTTGAAGATTCGGCCTGCTTCGAGAATTGGAATGATTTCTTTGCAGGGCCCAAGCTTGCAGACGCGGTATTGATATGCACCCAGGATAAGCAGCATTTCGAGCCGACGATGCGGGCGCTGGAGGCCGGTTACCATGTGCTGCTGGAAAAGCCGATGTCTCCAGATCCCGAGGAGTGCATCCGGATGGGCGAGATGGCTTCGCAGGCCGGGCTGGTGTTTTCTATCTGTCACGTGCTGCGATATACGCCGTTTTTCACAACTTTAAAGGAACTGCTGGAGGGTGAGACCATTGGCCAATTGATGTCGATCCAGCATAACGAGAACGTGGGCTATTGGCATCAGGCGCACAGCTTTGTCCGGGGGAATTGGCGTCGTAAGGAAGATTCCAGCCCTATGATTCTCGCCAAATCCTGTCATGATCTCGACATTTTGCTTTGGCTTGCCGACTCGGATTGCCTTCGTGTATCCTCTTTTGGCTCACTGAGTCATTTTACGGCAGCGCAGGCACCGGAAGGCGCACCCAAGCGCTGTCTGGATGGATGCCCGGTCTCGGATCAGTGTTTCTATTATGCGCCTGATCTATATTTGACAGAGGATACGAATTGGCCAACGTCGGCGATCAGTGATGATATGAGTTATGATGCCCGTTACAAGGCGTTGCTGGAGGGGCCATATGGCCGCTGCGTATACCATTGCGATAATAACGTTGTGGACCATCAGGTCGTCAATCTGGAATTTGCCAACACCGTGACGGCTGCATTTACGATGAGTGCGTTTACGCGAGATGTCAGCCGCACGATCAAGCTGATGGGAACCCGCGGGGAAATCCGCGGCGCCATGGAGAAGAATGAGATCGAGATCATTCACTTCGGCAGCGGCAAGATCGAGCGAATATCTTTTGAGGATAGAGGCGGGCATGTCGGACACGGCGGCGGTGATATGGGCCTGATCAAGGATTTTCTGAGACTGGTGCAGTCAGGGGGAAACGATCAAGGGCTGACTTCGGCAAGCCGTTCCGTTCAAAGTCATCTCATGGCGTTTGCGGCTGAGCAGTCGAGAGTGGATGGAAAGGTCATCTCCCTAACGGAAATTGAGCAGCAGTTTAGCCCATCAATGAGCACGAAGTCCGGGAACTAA
- a CDS encoding AraC family transcriptional regulator, producing MYHWSQSEERLNRYAGRLEGESLSFLVHYWGTVRHLTANSIHRHSFYEICYVDGGTGVYTDENQTYPLYEGVAFCTRPGRLHQIKDVHDLNLLFVAFEAIEKPSAPDVSVKYMEALDRCAVWTEHAGESPATQIWKSMLIRSESDDSLPASLLPKLAHVLLQSFPGLLGASGSFESAPLLSSALQLIQKAKLYIRDNLSGPVSLPEVAAYLNVSERQLSRLFAESIHESFTTMVRTERIRAAELMLQHTQDPIKVIAERTGFSSVHYFTRLFTKFKGIPPAAYRAKWALEADQQE from the coding sequence TTGTATCATTGGAGCCAAAGCGAGGAACGCCTTAATCGTTATGCGGGACGGCTTGAGGGTGAAAGCCTCTCATTTCTTGTCCATTACTGGGGGACCGTCCGGCATTTGACGGCCAATTCCATACATCGGCATTCATTCTATGAGATATGTTATGTGGACGGCGGGACCGGTGTATATACGGACGAAAATCAGACTTATCCCTTATATGAAGGGGTAGCTTTCTGTACACGCCCAGGTCGGTTACATCAGATTAAAGACGTTCACGATCTGAATCTGTTGTTCGTTGCGTTCGAAGCGATAGAGAAACCGTCAGCTCCCGATGTATCGGTGAAATACATGGAAGCGCTTGATCGATGTGCTGTTTGGACCGAGCATGCGGGCGAATCACCCGCCACCCAAATATGGAAATCCATGCTGATCCGGTCGGAATCCGATGACTCGCTGCCTGCATCGCTTCTGCCCAAGCTGGCGCATGTACTCCTGCAATCCTTTCCTGGACTGCTCGGGGCTTCCGGCAGCTTCGAAAGCGCTCCACTCCTATCATCCGCGCTACAACTCATTCAAAAGGCAAAGTTGTACATAAGAGACAATCTCAGCGGGCCTGTGTCACTACCCGAAGTGGCGGCTTACCTGAATGTGTCCGAGCGGCAATTATCCCGATTGTTTGCGGAGAGCATTCATGAATCCTTTACCACTATGGTTCGCACCGAACGAATCCGGGCAGCCGAGTTAATGCTCCAGCACACCCAAGATCCCATCAAGGTGATTGCAGAGCGAACCGGGTTCTCATCCGTTCATTACTTCACAAGACTGTTCACCAAGTTCAAGGGCATCCCCCCTGCCGCTTATCGAGCGAAATGGGCCTTAGAGGCGGATCAACAAGAATGA
- a CDS encoding carbohydrate ABC transporter permease, producing MHKPTISRRLFVILNTLVLSAITLLGIIPFIHLLSISLSSNTAAMAGEVRLWPVGFNLDAYRYLGEKVEFFRSFQVSLTRVVLGTAVNMFLVFITAYPLSKSNYQFKFRTPYVWFFAITMFFGGGLIPTYMIVKNTGLIDSVWALILPGALNVWNMVLMLNFFRTIPKELEEAATIDGAGHWRILWRIYLPVSLPSIATIGLFTIVGHWNAWFDGILYLNSPDKYPLQTYLSTLIMSINSQMTSISIEQIKAMENLSEKTLRTAQIFMGALPIMVVYPFLQKYFVKGMTVGSVKE from the coding sequence ATGCACAAACCAACGATCAGCAGAAGGCTGTTTGTAATCTTGAATACGCTGGTTCTATCCGCAATCACCTTGCTCGGCATCATTCCGTTCATTCATTTGCTCTCGATTTCGTTAAGCTCGAATACGGCGGCGATGGCGGGAGAAGTGAGGCTCTGGCCCGTCGGCTTCAACCTGGATGCTTACCGGTATTTGGGTGAAAAGGTGGAGTTTTTTCGATCGTTTCAGGTTTCGCTTACACGGGTTGTATTAGGAACGGCGGTGAATATGTTTTTGGTATTCATAACCGCATACCCCTTATCGAAATCCAATTATCAATTTAAGTTCCGAACGCCGTACGTGTGGTTTTTTGCCATTACGATGTTTTTCGGCGGGGGCTTGATTCCCACTTATATGATCGTAAAGAATACCGGCTTGATTGACTCCGTATGGGCGCTGATTCTTCCTGGGGCGCTCAATGTTTGGAACATGGTCCTCATGTTGAACTTCTTCAGAACGATCCCGAAGGAGCTGGAAGAGGCTGCAACGATTGACGGCGCCGGACACTGGAGAATATTATGGCGTATCTACCTGCCGGTTTCCCTGCCGTCTATTGCAACGATCGGCTTGTTTACCATCGTGGGACACTGGAATGCCTGGTTTGATGGAATTCTATATTTGAATTCACCGGATAAATATCCGCTGCAAACCTATTTATCCACGCTCATTATGTCAATCAACTCCCAAATGACCTCGATATCGATCGAGCAGATCAAGGCGATGGAGAATTTGAGCGAGAAAACGCTCCGGACTGCCCAAATATTCATGGGAGCGCTGCCGATCATGGTCGTCTATCCGTTCCTGCAGAAGTATTTCGTTAAAGGGATGACGGTTGGCAGCGTTAAAGAATAA
- a CDS encoding extracellular solute-binding protein, producing the protein MRWIKLAKMMLISTMTLSVMAACSNQVKESEGTPVKTSTEGAKTNTAPPDPLGKYPETVTVTQVLGYNPPEDPRTPQGITPEQNAYFKDLKDMLNIEVQYKWTVPSSQFEQKFSLAMASADLPDVMELDQKNFEKLKKQGMLADLTQAYNDFASPALKKYMESDGGFAMKTFTSEGKLLAIPGFEDPFLSTQLLWIRKDWLDNLNLQSPQTMDELEQVARAFVQQDPDQNGKSDTYGIAMQKNLFFWGFDLRGFFNGFGAYPSIGDNQSAWIKDDSGKLIPGLIQPEVKTALGKLQSWYKEGILDKEFALKDENKSVEDITAGKVGISYGEWWYPNWPLNLNVDKDPKAEWIALQIPGLDGPGKSMVPKIRSNKLVVVNKKMKNPEAAIKMINFYIEMGNKKYMDQNKAEKGYVYNWFNPRIYNPAQIDTIYTEVNKALDANQSEITLDDENYKNVADVFKATKDYLAGNTADASKGVNWGQYFSRAAKDGGWGMTRQIKENEAYVNNEFYGLPTATQVEKGSQLDKLMQETFTKIVMGASLDEFDKFVQSWKSLGGDQITQEVNDWYGQQSAK; encoded by the coding sequence ATGAGATGGATCAAACTAGCGAAGATGATGTTGATTAGCACGATGACGCTTTCGGTAATGGCTGCATGCTCGAATCAGGTAAAAGAATCTGAAGGGACGCCGGTCAAAACCTCTACAGAGGGTGCAAAAACCAATACAGCACCGCCCGACCCTCTAGGCAAATATCCTGAAACGGTCACGGTCACGCAAGTGCTCGGCTACAATCCGCCGGAGGATCCGCGGACGCCGCAAGGGATTACACCTGAACAGAATGCTTACTTCAAAGATCTCAAAGATATGCTGAACATTGAGGTTCAGTACAAATGGACGGTGCCTTCCAGCCAGTTTGAACAGAAGTTTTCATTAGCCATGGCTTCGGCGGATCTGCCGGATGTGATGGAACTGGACCAGAAGAACTTCGAGAAGCTGAAGAAGCAGGGGATGCTTGCCGATCTTACCCAAGCTTACAACGACTTTGCTTCACCAGCACTGAAAAAGTACATGGAGTCTGACGGCGGATTTGCGATGAAGACGTTTACGTCGGAAGGCAAGCTGCTCGCGATTCCCGGATTTGAGGATCCTTTCCTGTCTACCCAGCTGCTCTGGATCCGGAAGGACTGGCTCGACAACCTGAATTTGCAGTCGCCGCAAACCATGGATGAGCTGGAACAGGTTGCAAGGGCTTTTGTGCAGCAGGATCCGGACCAAAACGGTAAAAGTGACACGTACGGTATCGCGATGCAGAAGAATCTGTTCTTCTGGGGCTTTGACCTGAGAGGTTTCTTCAATGGATTTGGCGCTTATCCGTCCATCGGGGACAATCAGTCGGCCTGGATTAAGGACGACAGCGGCAAGCTTATACCTGGACTCATTCAGCCGGAAGTAAAGACCGCCCTGGGCAAGCTTCAGTCCTGGTACAAGGAAGGAATTCTGGATAAGGAATTTGCCTTGAAGGACGAGAACAAGTCCGTTGAAGATATTACCGCAGGCAAGGTCGGCATTTCCTACGGCGAATGGTGGTATCCGAACTGGCCATTGAATCTCAATGTCGATAAAGATCCTAAGGCAGAATGGATTGCCCTTCAAATTCCCGGGCTGGATGGACCCGGGAAGTCGATGGTGCCCAAAATTCGCAGCAACAAGCTCGTGGTCGTGAACAAAAAAATGAAGAATCCGGAAGCTGCCATTAAGATGATCAACTTCTACATCGAGATGGGCAACAAAAAGTACATGGATCAGAATAAAGCGGAAAAAGGATATGTATACAATTGGTTCAACCCACGGATTTATAATCCGGCCCAAATCGATACGATCTATACGGAAGTAAACAAAGCGCTTGACGCGAACCAATCGGAAATCACGCTGGATGACGAGAACTACAAAAATGTGGCCGACGTCTTCAAAGCAACAAAGGATTACCTTGCCGGTAATACCGCAGATGCCTCGAAAGGCGTGAATTGGGGCCAGTATTTCAGTCGGGCGGCGAAAGACGGCGGCTGGGGAATGACGCGTCAAATCAAAGAAAATGAGGCTTATGTGAACAATGAATTCTACGGCCTTCCTACAGCAACGCAGGTGGAGAAGGGATCCCAGCTCGATAAACTGATGCAGGAAACCTTCACCAAGATCGTTATGGGTGCTTCGCTGGACGAATTTGATAAATTCGTTCAGAGCTGGAAGTCGCTTGGCGGCGATCAGATTACGCAAGAGGTCAACGATTGGTACGGCCAGCAGAGTGCCAAATAA
- a CDS encoding sensor histidine kinase → MKLQAPGKASKWFVYQKIVIVFILLLLPLISMNIWLNYKGMSVTKESLLNSATAGASFYSKQLDKEMYFIRNLQLQLLNDKDLQKLSFRGSMLEDYEEVELIDQVRDRLATLMVSSEYIVSAGVYVKDIGKTISTTTGVTNTPNKEMERISSMMSVMPKPSFYRSGDRIFLIETENNGGIWSYIEISRSKLLGALSEIAKLYPESEVLLGSKEGGTILTTASRDDESSEILSHILDNPSPEQSVSGTGELDGVDYFIIQNEVSALHLSLVMYVNQNEITRPLSQFITWFYTLFILAVTVMVLYSFSVNLMIHRPLSKLVKAFHMIETDNLNIMIDSRSKDEFHYVFNGFNRMAHKLKHSIEENYEQKLALQHSQLKQLQSQINPHFLYNSFFNIYMMCKVGDSDSAAELSQKLGSYYQYITRSGSDEVPFYTEYKHALDYCEIQGIRFSNRITYEHREISGIPPFITVPRLIIQPIVENAFEHAFEDGMEEGKLYISSDYREGQLRVTVEDNGKLLTNDMLQRLQDKLAMDSKHIEKTGLVNVNNRLQLKYGPGSGLFISRSAYGGLKVDLIMIIDGIEEGHHHV, encoded by the coding sequence ATGAAACTTCAGGCTCCGGGCAAAGCATCGAAATGGTTTGTATATCAGAAAATCGTCATCGTTTTTATTCTATTATTACTTCCTCTCATCTCGATGAATATTTGGTTGAATTATAAGGGGATGTCCGTTACGAAGGAGTCCCTCTTGAACTCCGCGACGGCGGGCGCATCCTTCTATTCCAAACAGCTCGATAAAGAGATGTATTTTATCCGGAATTTACAGCTGCAGCTGTTAAATGACAAGGATCTGCAGAAGCTGAGCTTTCGGGGCAGCATGCTGGAAGACTATGAAGAGGTGGAGCTTATTGACCAGGTCAGGGATCGGCTTGCAACCCTCATGGTCTCCAGCGAGTACATTGTAAGCGCCGGTGTTTACGTAAAAGATATCGGGAAAACGATCTCCACCACAACGGGCGTAACCAACACGCCCAATAAGGAAATGGAACGGATATCTTCCATGATGTCGGTTATGCCCAAGCCTTCTTTTTACCGCAGCGGTGACCGGATTTTTCTGATTGAGACCGAAAACAACGGCGGCATCTGGTCCTACATCGAAATTTCCAGATCCAAGCTGCTGGGGGCTTTAAGCGAAATTGCCAAGCTGTATCCGGAATCCGAAGTATTACTCGGGAGTAAAGAAGGGGGGACCATATTAACGACAGCTTCGCGGGATGATGAGTCATCCGAGATTTTGAGTCATATCCTGGACAATCCCAGCCCGGAACAAAGTGTATCGGGGACGGGGGAACTGGATGGCGTAGACTATTTTATCATCCAGAATGAAGTTAGCGCGCTGCATCTGTCCCTGGTCATGTATGTGAACCAAAATGAAATCACGCGGCCTTTAAGCCAATTCATTACATGGTTTTATACGTTGTTTATTCTAGCGGTGACCGTCATGGTGCTCTATTCGTTCTCGGTTAATCTGATGATCCACAGGCCTCTGTCCAAGCTTGTCAAAGCCTTTCATATGATCGAAACCGATAATTTGAACATCATGATCGATTCCAGAAGCAAAGATGAGTTTCATTACGTATTTAACGGGTTCAACAGGATGGCGCATAAGCTCAAACATTCGATTGAGGAAAACTATGAGCAAAAATTAGCACTGCAGCACTCGCAGCTGAAACAGCTGCAGTCCCAGATCAATCCGCATTTTCTATATAACAGCTTCTTCAATATTTATATGATGTGCAAGGTTGGAGACTCGGACAGCGCAGCGGAGCTCTCGCAAAAGCTCGGAAGCTACTATCAATACATCACGAGAAGCGGCTCCGACGAGGTTCCTTTCTATACGGAATACAAGCATGCTCTCGATTACTGCGAGATTCAAGGCATCCGCTTCTCGAACCGGATAACATATGAGCATAGAGAAATTTCGGGCATCCCTCCGTTCATTACCGTTCCGAGACTCATCATACAGCCTATTGTAGAAAATGCGTTTGAGCATGCGTTCGAAGACGGCATGGAGGAGGGGAAATTGTACATCAGCAGCGATTACCGGGAAGGACAATTGCGCGTGACGGTGGAGGATAACGGGAAGTTGCTAACGAATGACATGCTGCAGCGTTTGCAGGATAAGCTTGCGATGGATTCGAAGCATATTGAAAAAACAGGTTTGGTCAACGTGAACAACCGGCTTCAGCTTAAATACGGGCCAGGCAGTGGATTATTCATCTCGCGCAGCGCCTATGGCGGCTTAAAGGTGGATCTGATCATGATCATCGATGGGATAGAGGAGGGGCATCATCATGTATAG
- a CDS encoding response regulator → MYRLLIVDDEPVIVNGLVQLFQEHAQLELDVCKAYSAKEALEIAMRVKLDILVSDIRMPHKNGLQLIDEITYYWPHCRIIFLTGYSEFDYVHEALRKNVDNYILKTEGIDPIFQAVQEASSKLDEENRRRIQAEKAKVHFQIAEPLLKRELIRKVLKGEPVHRLLSEPRYEEVEFRIDVDQPAFFIMGRIRGAAETKTKDVAQAVQMTFINDLPSSFTCEHAVLDDALQVWLLQPDAELRNRFRGDEPEYELHWHRFISYMKGILELVQNECEELLGVHVSFGISGNLLHKWDTSGQQLDVIQSMLQCRAALGQNMVIVDIEKAKELEDNGRDYDRFKQDDMKFDVIDQIHNYILEHLSGDVSLTAIAEEVHFNPSYLSRYYKQLTGQNLLEYIQSKKLEGALHLMLHTNMKLQEIATRLGFESASYFTTFFKKKMGVSPQEYRNTQ, encoded by the coding sequence ATGTATAGACTGTTGATCGTAGACGACGAACCTGTCATCGTTAACGGCTTGGTTCAGCTATTTCAGGAGCATGCACAATTGGAACTGGATGTATGCAAAGCTTATTCCGCCAAGGAAGCGCTGGAGATTGCCATGAGAGTGAAGCTGGACATTCTCGTCAGCGATATACGAATGCCCCATAAGAACGGGCTTCAACTGATAGATGAAATTACATACTATTGGCCGCATTGCCGAATCATTTTCTTGACCGGTTACAGTGAATTTGATTATGTACATGAAGCACTGCGAAAAAACGTGGATAATTACATCCTGAAAACCGAAGGAATCGATCCGATTTTTCAAGCTGTTCAAGAGGCCTCCTCAAAGCTTGATGAGGAGAATCGTCGCAGAATCCAGGCGGAAAAGGCAAAAGTGCATTTTCAAATCGCCGAGCCTCTGCTGAAACGGGAGCTGATACGTAAGGTATTGAAAGGAGAACCTGTTCATCGTTTATTGTCCGAGCCTCGCTATGAAGAAGTGGAGTTCCGCATTGATGTAGACCAGCCGGCATTCTTTATCATGGGAAGGATCAGGGGCGCAGCGGAGACGAAAACAAAGGATGTGGCGCAAGCTGTTCAGATGACGTTTATCAACGATTTGCCCTCCTCATTTACATGTGAGCATGCTGTTCTGGACGATGCCTTACAGGTATGGCTGCTGCAGCCGGATGCGGAGCTTCGGAATCGTTTTCGCGGGGATGAGCCGGAGTATGAGCTGCATTGGCACAGGTTTATATCCTATATGAAGGGCATCCTGGAGCTGGTTCAAAATGAATGCGAGGAACTGCTCGGTGTTCATGTTTCTTTCGGGATATCCGGCAATCTGCTACATAAGTGGGATACCTCGGGGCAGCAGCTTGATGTTATACAATCCATGCTGCAGTGCAGGGCTGCGCTTGGTCAAAATATGGTCATTGTGGACATTGAAAAGGCTAAAGAGCTTGAAGATAACGGGCGAGATTACGACCGGTTCAAGCAGGATGATATGAAATTCGATGTGATCGACCAGATCCATAACTATATTTTGGAGCATTTATCCGGGGACGTCTCCTTGACCGCGATTGCGGAGGAAGTCCATTTTAACCCGTCCTATCTGTCTCGCTACTACAAGCAGCTGACAGGGCAGAACCTGCTGGAGTATATCCAGTCGAAGAAGCTGGAGGGAGCGCTCCATCTGATGCTGCATACGAATATGAAACTGCAGGAGATTGCCACTCGGCTCGGATTCGAATCTGCTTCTTATTTCACGACATTTTTCAAGAAAAAGATGGGGGTTTCCCCTCAGGAATACCGAAATACCCAATAA
- a CDS encoding phytanoyl-CoA dioxygenase family protein — MIDEKDVQFYKENGYLLVRGVYNQQEVEDMRAAVDGIIQRAARAKSDQNHAWQGDFLPPEQLKKLVLKGFHDVHYHDAAFMRAAIHPRMTEVLNGIIGPNVQLHHSKMLVKPPANGAAFPMHQDYPYFPHRDHTMLAASVHLDDADMENGCLCVVPGSHKQGVLPHIGAYYLNHKEYPLSSGTPCPAKAGDVLFFNYLTIHGSDVNRSDRTRRNILYQYRDAADVPTADVHFDWGMGLMVSGTNPDFNNVKPKYEIIGSK; from the coding sequence ATGATTGACGAGAAGGATGTGCAATTTTACAAAGAGAATGGGTACCTGCTGGTCCGGGGCGTTTATAATCAACAGGAAGTTGAGGATATGAGAGCGGCAGTTGATGGGATCATCCAGAGGGCGGCACGCGCCAAATCGGATCAAAACCATGCCTGGCAAGGTGACTTCCTGCCGCCTGAGCAGCTTAAGAAGCTGGTCCTGAAAGGTTTTCACGATGTGCACTATCATGATGCCGCGTTCATGCGAGCGGCAATCCATCCCCGTATGACAGAAGTTTTGAACGGAATCATCGGACCGAATGTGCAGCTGCATCACTCGAAAATGCTGGTGAAGCCTCCTGCTAACGGGGCCGCGTTTCCCATGCATCAAGACTATCCGTATTTCCCACATCGCGATCACACCATGTTAGCAGCCAGCGTTCATCTCGACGATGCCGATATGGAGAACGGCTGCCTATGCGTTGTGCCGGGGTCCCATAAACAGGGCGTTTTGCCGCATATCGGCGCTTACTATTTGAACCACAAGGAGTATCCATTATCTTCGGGAACCCCGTGCCCAGCCAAGGCGGGCGATGTGCTCTTCTTTAATTACTTGACCATTCATGGCTCGGACGTGAACCGGAGCGATCGAACGCGGAGAAACATCCTATACCAATATCGTGATGCAGCGGATGTCCCTACAGCGGATGTTCACTTCGATTGGGGAATGGGCCTAATGGTAAGCGGAACCAATCCGGATTTCAACAACGTGAAGCCAAAATATGAAATCATCGGTTCGAAGTGA